The following proteins come from a genomic window of Phycisphaeraceae bacterium:
- the feoB gene encoding ferrous iron transport protein B: MIGNPNAGKTTLFNLLTGLRAKTANFPGTTLERHVGRLRLKGRSVEMLDLPGMYTLNATTAEERVASDALLGRIPGHTAPAAVVLILDSTNLERNLYIASQVLELGVPTVVALNMIDLAERKGIQIDAEKLAKDLACPVVPISARSGQGVDKLKALLEQVIENPTSAKPAVSPACAACGGCEHAARYDWAAGVGSRCATGSAVTQSARTERIDRVLTHPVVGVLTFLGVMFAVFVMLFWIADYPMTWIEALFGTVGSYAETAIDYVAALLPSGAIQHFIANDFKSLVTDGIIGGVGGMLVFLPQICILFFFLSLLEDTGYLARAAFVMDRLMRYVGLPGKAFVPLLSAHACAIPAIMSTRVIEDKRDRLVTILVAPLMSCSARIPVYALIVAMLFHDEPIKGAAAFTGAYTLGIATALLVALALKRTILRGESKPLVLELPSYKIPSLRTALLTVYDRAMIFVKKAGTAILIISIILWALATYPKSDPPAAVVTMQEQAQTLRDAGQTEQADEIDTQANRLINQSALEQSVAGRIGHFIEPAIAPLGFNWQIGIGVFSSFAAREVIVSTLAIVYGVGEDAAENDSTTLTQKMKQSTRADGSPVFTFATGMSLLVFYVLAMQCLSTQVVTRRETNSLKWPVLQLVYMTILAYTASLITYQSLTYFGIS; the protein is encoded by the coding sequence TTGATCGGGAATCCTAACGCAGGTAAGACCACGCTCTTTAACCTGCTCACCGGCCTGCGCGCCAAGACCGCTAACTTTCCCGGTACGACACTTGAGCGTCATGTTGGAAGACTCCGGCTCAAAGGTCGAAGCGTTGAAATGCTCGATTTGCCCGGGATGTACACGCTCAACGCGACCACTGCGGAAGAGCGCGTCGCCAGCGATGCGCTGCTTGGGCGCATTCCCGGTCATACGGCACCCGCTGCGGTGGTCCTGATCCTCGATTCGACCAATCTGGAACGAAATCTCTACATCGCCAGTCAGGTGCTTGAGCTTGGTGTGCCGACGGTTGTAGCGTTGAACATGATTGACCTAGCCGAGCGCAAGGGCATTCAGATTGATGCGGAGAAATTAGCCAAGGACCTAGCCTGCCCGGTGGTGCCGATTTCCGCACGGTCGGGTCAGGGTGTGGACAAACTCAAAGCACTGCTTGAGCAAGTGATTGAAAATCCCACCAGTGCCAAGCCGGCTGTATCACCGGCGTGCGCAGCCTGCGGCGGATGCGAACATGCGGCCCGTTATGACTGGGCCGCGGGTGTAGGTTCCCGCTGTGCGACCGGATCGGCGGTTACCCAGAGCGCGCGAACTGAGCGCATCGACCGTGTGCTGACGCACCCGGTAGTGGGCGTGCTGACGTTCCTGGGGGTCATGTTTGCTGTGTTTGTGATGCTGTTCTGGATCGCTGACTATCCGATGACGTGGATCGAAGCACTCTTTGGCACAGTCGGCTCATACGCGGAGACCGCCATCGACTATGTGGCGGCTCTGCTGCCCTCAGGGGCGATTCAGCATTTCATCGCCAACGATTTCAAATCGCTGGTCACTGACGGCATCATCGGCGGTGTCGGCGGCATGCTCGTGTTTCTCCCGCAGATCTGCATCCTTTTCTTTTTCCTCTCCCTGCTGGAAGACACCGGCTATCTTGCCCGCGCAGCTTTTGTCATGGATCGCCTGATGCGCTATGTCGGCCTGCCGGGTAAGGCTTTCGTCCCGCTGCTTTCCGCCCACGCATGCGCGATCCCAGCCATCATGTCCACGCGCGTCATTGAGGATAAGCGAGATCGGCTTGTCACCATTCTTGTTGCGCCGTTGATGAGCTGCTCCGCACGTATTCCGGTTTATGCGCTGATCGTCGCGATGTTGTTCCACGACGAGCCGATCAAGGGGGCAGCAGCCTTCACGGGTGCCTACACACTCGGCATCGCCACAGCTCTGCTGGTGGCGCTGGCTCTCAAGCGGACGATCCTCCGCGGTGAGAGCAAGCCGCTGGTGCTCGAACTTCCCAGCTACAAGATTCCCAGCCTGCGCACCGCGCTGCTGACGGTTTACGATCGCGCGATGATCTTTGTGAAAAAGGCGGGCACCGCCATCCTCATCATCTCGATCATTCTCTGGGCACTGGCGACGTATCCCAAGAGTGATCCGCCCGCTGCCGTGGTCACCATGCAGGAGCAGGCCCAGACGCTGCGCGATGCCGGCCAGACTGAGCAGGCGGACGAGATCGACACCCAGGCCAACCGACTCATCAATCAGTCAGCTCTGGAGCAATCCGTCGCGGGGCGCATCGGTCACTTCATCGAGCCTGCGATCGCGCCGCTGGGCTTTAACTGGCAGATCGGCATCGGGGTATTCAGCTCTTTCGCCGCACGTGAGGTCATCGTTTCAACCCTGGCGATTGTTTACGGCGTAGGCGAGGACGCAGCGGAGAATGACTCAACCACGCTCACCCAGAAAATGAAGCAGAGCACTCGTGCGGACGGATCGCCGGTCTTCACCTTTGCCACCGGTATGAGTCTGCTCGTCTTCTACGTGCTGGCGATGCAATGCCTCTCCACCCAGGTCGTCACGCGGCGAGAAACCAACTCCCTGAAATGGCCTGTGCTGCAACTCGTGTATATGA
- a CDS encoding ferrous iron transport protein A, whose product MVAAQATTESLSSKALPVVGPDGAVAVSVDTLHPYHCGVVIEIEAPDDDADRLKAMGVCVGRKVELIQRGDPLILRVLGSRIGLSARLARRIKVLACEAVACSGTSG is encoded by the coding sequence ATGGTTGCCGCCCAGGCTACCACTGAGTCGTTGTCATCCAAAGCATTGCCGGTCGTCGGGCCTGATGGGGCGGTGGCGGTGAGTGTGGACACGCTGCATCCGTATCACTGCGGCGTCGTGATTGAGATCGAAGCCCCTGATGACGATGCGGACCGGCTCAAGGCGATGGGTGTCTGCGTAGGGCGTAAGGTGGAGTTGATCCAGCGGGGTGATCCGCTAATTCTGCGCGTTCTGGGGTCACGTATCGGGCTTTCGGCACGGCTGGCGCGGCGGATAAAAGTCCTTGCCTGCGAAGCGGTCGCCTGTTCCGGGACTTCGGGGTGA
- a CDS encoding tryptophan synthase subunit alpha gives MNRIDEIFADLRRRRGRALMPFLTAGDPDLVTTQRLLGAIEQAGASVCELGIPFSDPIADGPVIQASMSYALDRGIKPSAILNMVAQQRARLKMGLVAMVSYSIVHRMDSGAFLRDCKAAGIDGVIIPDLPVEESAAVRDQVTKAGLVCSFLIAPTTPIARAETIARACTGFVYVLSRAGITGERTELPADLPERIRRLRGVTDLPIAVGFGVSSAEQVAQVVSVADAAIVGSAIMRRVAQQRERGADAVVTSVADFVAGLAQGLNAPAVAR, from the coding sequence ATGAATCGCATTGACGAAATCTTTGCGGACTTGCGTCGCCGCCGGGGTCGCGCCCTGATGCCCTTTCTGACAGCAGGCGATCCCGATCTGGTGACAACCCAGAGGTTGCTGGGTGCCATTGAACAGGCAGGTGCGAGTGTCTGTGAGCTGGGAATCCCGTTTTCCGACCCGATTGCAGACGGCCCGGTGATACAGGCGTCGATGTCTTATGCTCTCGATCGTGGCATCAAGCCGTCAGCCATTCTCAACATGGTTGCGCAGCAGCGTGCCCGGTTGAAAATGGGTTTGGTGGCGATGGTGAGCTATTCGATCGTTCACCGCATGGATTCGGGGGCATTTCTTCGTGATTGCAAAGCGGCGGGGATCGATGGTGTCATTATTCCCGACCTGCCGGTGGAGGAGTCCGCAGCCGTTCGAGATCAGGTCACCAAGGCCGGCCTGGTGTGCAGTTTTCTGATCGCGCCGACGACGCCGATCGCTCGGGCGGAAACCATTGCCCGTGCGTGTACCGGATTTGTTTACGTGTTATCCCGTGCAGGTATCACCGGTGAGCGAACCGAGTTGCCCGCTGATCTGCCGGAGCGCATCAGGCGGCTGCGAGGGGTTACGGATCTTCCCATCGCGGTCGGCTTCGGAGTCTCCAGTGCGGAGCAGGTGGCACAGGTCGTGTCGGTCGCCGATGCTGCGATCGTAGGCTCAGCCATCATGCGTCGCGTGGCGCAGCAGCGCGAGCGGGGGGCTGACGCGGTCGTCACGTCGGTTGCTGACTTCGTTGCGGGGCTTGCCCAAGGCTTGAATGCACCGGCTGTGGCTCGCTGA
- a CDS encoding LptF/LptG family permease has product MKTVDRYIIRQFLLNFVILLAVFVLLIVVVDVALNFDEFLKANRGRGVVIGFISTVIDYYGPMIPFLYVFFSGLIVVAAMGFTYAALARHGELNAIVSSGVSMHRIAMPIVVVGFLLNLLSIPNQEYIIPLLANKIIRSKGQVGRETVRPFEIYYAVDSHRNLLSAGAFDATKQTLEDVAILERSEEGLARRRITARQAVWDESGQRWQLYGGVGVERELDISELEADVTATPHAVEYFKTSLSPAVLLAQREAFYPRLLSIQQLHELSRNPVVDTTSIRQIMWSRFSLLVMNLLVLVMGLPFFLLREPANMLLQGVKAAVVCLGAWAAGLVMLQLGVGEMNPVMTAWLPVILYLPVSAGLLMWVKT; this is encoded by the coding sequence ATGAAAACCGTTGACCGTTACATCATCCGACAGTTTCTGCTGAACTTCGTCATCCTGCTGGCGGTGTTTGTGCTTCTGATCGTCGTGGTGGATGTGGCACTGAATTTTGATGAATTCCTCAAAGCCAATCGCGGTCGCGGTGTCGTCATCGGGTTCATCTCCACGGTGATTGATTACTACGGGCCGATGATCCCGTTCCTGTATGTGTTTTTCTCCGGGCTGATCGTGGTGGCTGCGATGGGCTTCACCTATGCAGCACTGGCGCGACATGGTGAGTTGAACGCGATCGTCAGCAGCGGCGTGAGTATGCACCGCATCGCCATGCCGATAGTGGTCGTGGGGTTTTTACTCAACCTGCTCTCGATCCCCAATCAGGAATACATCATCCCTCTGCTGGCCAACAAAATCATTCGCAGCAAGGGGCAGGTCGGCAGGGAGACCGTCAGGCCGTTCGAGATTTATTACGCGGTGGACTCGCATCGAAACCTGCTCAGTGCAGGTGCATTTGATGCGACCAAACAGACACTTGAGGACGTCGCTATCCTTGAACGCAGTGAAGAAGGTCTGGCCCGTCGGCGCATCACGGCAAGGCAGGCCGTCTGGGATGAGAGCGGACAACGCTGGCAGCTTTACGGCGGCGTGGGTGTCGAACGAGAACTCGACATCTCCGAGCTTGAAGCTGATGTGACCGCCACTCCGCATGCCGTCGAATACTTCAAGACCTCGCTGTCGCCTGCTGTCCTGCTGGCCCAGCGTGAGGCGTTTTATCCGCGTCTCCTGAGTATCCAACAACTCCACGAGCTGAGCCGCAATCCCGTGGTCGATACGACATCTATCCGTCAGATCATGTGGAGCCGCTTCAGTCTGCTGGTCATGAATCTGCTGGTTCTGGTGATGGGTTTGCCGTTCTTCCTGCTCCGCGAACCCGCCAACATGCTGCTCCAGGGAGTCAAGGCAGCGGTGGTGTGCCTCGGTGCATGGGCCGCGGGGCTGGTGATGCTCCAGTTAGGGGTCGGGGAGATGAATCCCGTAATGACCGCGTGGTTGCCCGTCATTCTTTATCTGCCGGTCAGTGCCGGCCTGCTGATGTGGGTAAAAACCTAG
- a CDS encoding LptF/LptG family permease — MPWTIYRYILRELLRVLLLATGVLVVVVGFAAAIKPMSDGLLSATGLVKFVFYSMPTVVGLVLPFAAAFASTVVFVRLVADNEILACRASGMSYFSLLLPVIVVGAMLTLGIFYSSHFVVPRFYLLAQKQIEKDLIGAIVKQVQRHQTIKMGKLIIYADAADDTQKPVWPEGEVQPERMLLLDGVAVGRLSGAEGKIAREGTAQRAEVFIFRFPDSNQTYVKMWLRNVVMYEEDAQHLIAVDRTEVPPFPIPNPFKDRLSFLGWHDLQRLSKRPENFDFVRERKEALVKAMATERTLRFLESALKNSAATPLSLRASGINERFEIRASKIERKGNQLLLRAQGDTPVRVDTFAGALPWRRYESKLTTLSVGFDEGSIEPRVSIELTDAMVFDARTTQRGTEQAHLTLPRGWWPKPIYAPLAKEESEALLTQARSSYADDQVVSKQADLLEAGRLKLGRRIVAKVHERAATAVSCVLVLTLGALISLHLRGKMTLVVYFWSFLLAILSVIIAHGGENVMGDLSQSMMTGKILLWSGNAILLAAIAYTYRRVSRN, encoded by the coding sequence ATGCCCTGGACTATTTACCGTTACATCCTCCGCGAATTGCTGCGCGTCCTGTTGCTGGCGACGGGAGTGCTCGTGGTCGTGGTGGGCTTTGCCGCAGCGATCAAGCCAATGTCGGACGGCCTGCTCAGCGCGACAGGGCTGGTGAAGTTCGTTTTCTACAGCATGCCGACGGTAGTGGGGCTGGTACTGCCCTTCGCGGCGGCGTTTGCCAGCACGGTCGTGTTTGTGCGTCTGGTTGCGGATAACGAAATCCTCGCCTGTCGCGCCAGCGGCATGAGTTATTTTTCGCTGCTGCTGCCCGTGATCGTCGTGGGGGCGATGCTCACACTGGGCATCTTTTATTCGAGTCATTTTGTCGTGCCCAGGTTTTACCTGTTGGCGCAGAAGCAGATCGAAAAGGATCTCATCGGTGCGATCGTCAAGCAGGTCCAAAGGCATCAGACGATCAAAATGGGAAAGCTGATCATCTACGCGGATGCCGCAGATGACACGCAAAAACCAGTCTGGCCGGAGGGCGAAGTGCAACCCGAACGGATGCTGCTGCTTGACGGCGTGGCGGTCGGCCGGCTCAGCGGAGCGGAAGGAAAGATCGCCCGAGAGGGAACCGCGCAGCGGGCTGAAGTTTTCATCTTTCGCTTTCCCGATTCCAACCAGACCTACGTCAAGATGTGGCTGCGCAACGTCGTGATGTACGAGGAGGATGCTCAGCATCTCATCGCCGTTGATCGCACGGAAGTCCCGCCGTTCCCGATCCCCAACCCGTTTAAGGATCGACTCTCCTTTTTGGGGTGGCACGATCTTCAACGATTGAGCAAGAGACCGGAGAACTTCGACTTTGTGCGTGAGCGGAAGGAAGCACTGGTCAAAGCGATGGCGACGGAGCGGACGCTGCGATTTCTGGAGAGCGCGTTGAAAAACTCCGCCGCCACGCCGCTGTCGCTTCGGGCGTCGGGAATCAATGAGCGGTTTGAGATTCGCGCCTCGAAGATTGAGCGAAAAGGTAACCAACTGCTATTGAGAGCGCAGGGTGATACGCCGGTGCGGGTGGATACCTTTGCCGGTGCTCTGCCCTGGCGTCGCTATGAATCGAAGCTGACGACGCTGAGCGTCGGTTTTGATGAGGGCAGCATTGAACCGCGTGTGAGCATCGAGCTGACGGACGCGATGGTGTTTGACGCCCGGACGACGCAACGCGGTACCGAGCAGGCCCACCTGACGTTGCCCCGCGGATGGTGGCCTAAGCCGATCTATGCTCCGCTGGCCAAAGAGGAAAGCGAAGCATTGCTCACGCAGGCCAGGTCCAGCTATGCCGACGATCAGGTCGTCTCGAAACAGGCTGACCTGCTGGAAGCGGGGCGATTGAAGCTGGGGCGTCGCATCGTCGCCAAAGTCCATGAGCGTGCCGCGACCGCGGTGAGCTGTGTCCTCGTGCTCACCCTTGGCGCCCTCATCAGTCTGCATTTGCGCGGCAAGATGACACTGGTCGTTTACTTCTGGAGTTTTCTGCTGGCAATCCTGTCGGTCATCATCGCCCACGGCGGGGAAAACGTCATGGGTGATCTATCACAGTCGATGATGACAGGAAAAATCCTTTTATGGTCGGGCAACGCGATCCTGCTGGCAGCCATCGCTTACACGTATCGGAGAGTGTCACGCAACTGA